A section of the Oncorhynchus tshawytscha isolate Ot180627B linkage group LG09, Otsh_v2.0, whole genome shotgun sequence genome encodes:
- the rpl36a gene encoding LOW QUALITY PROTEIN: 60S ribosomal protein L36a (The sequence of the model RefSeq protein was modified relative to this genomic sequence to represent the inferred CDS: deleted 1 base in 1 codon; substituted 1 base at 1 genomic stop codon), translated as MAQFSRHYTEVNVPKTRRTYCKKLKKHKTHEVTQYKDSLCAQGKRRYNRKQSGCGGQTKPIFRKKGKTTKKIVLRLECVEPNCRQKRMVPIKXCKHFELGGDKKRKGQVIQF; from the exons ATGGCACAATTTTCACGCCACTATACCGAA GTAAACGTACCGAAGACCCGCAGGACTTACTGCaagaaa ttaaaaaaacataaaactcACGAAGTTACCCAGTACAAGGATTCTCTGTGTGCACAGG GCAAAAGGAGATACAACCGAAAACAATCTGGTTGTGGTGGCCAGACAAAGCCTATTTTCAGGAAGAAG GGTAAAACTACAAAGAAGATTGTGTTGAGGCTGGAGTGTGTGGAGCCCAACTGTCGGCAAAAGAGAATGGTGCCCATCAAGTGATGCAAACACTTTGAACTGGGAGGAGACAAGAAGAGGAAG GGCCAGGTCATCCAGTTTTAA
- the glra4b gene encoding glycine receptor, alpha 4b produces the protein MLSLVLWMVWVSSVCFLQCRPGSCKEMKLPSRVGKAPSPSDFLDKLMGRTSGYDARIRPNFKGPPVNVTINLFINSFGSITETTMDYRLNVFLRQQWNDPRLAYKEYPDDSLDLDPSMLDSIWKPDLFFANEKGANFHEVTTDNKLLRIFQNGNVLYSIRLTLILSCPMDLMNFPMDIQTCSMQLESFGYTMNDLCFQWLNIGPVQVADDLMLPQFVLKEEKDLGYCTKHYNTGKFACIEVKFHLERQMGYYLIQMYIPSLLTVILSWVSFWINMDAAPARVGLGITTVLTMTTQSSGSRASLPKVSYVKAIDIWMAVCLLFVFAALLEYAAVNFVSRQHKEFFRLRKKIKEQQRQRTQGSGTGESSKVKGNNVPGNNTCQGTLSGPQQCSVCAREQELTEQSQAYFLHSYGAAEDAPPEMDAPIFQALPPGFPLYDIRRRFVDRAKRIDTISRAVFPLSFLCFNVFYWLTYKVLRNEAIRATL, from the exons ATGCTTTCATTAGTCCTGTGGATGGTATGGGTCTCCTCGGTCTGCTTTCTACAATGCAG GCCTGGGTCCTGTAAGGAGATGAAGCTACCTAGCAGGGTAGGGAAGGCCCCTTCCCCATCTGACTTTCTGGATAAACTCATGGGAAGGACATCTGGGTATGACGCCCGCATTAGACCCAACTTCAAAG GTCCTCCTGTGAATGTCACCATCAACCTGTTCATCAACAGCTTTGGGTCCATCACAGAAACCACTATG GACTATCGGCTTAATGTGTTTCTACGGCAACAATGGAATGACCCACGACTGGCCTATAAGGAGTACCCTGATGACTCTCTGGACCTGGATCCTTCCATGTTGGACTCCATCTGGAAACCTGACCTTTTCTTTGCCAATGAAAAAGGGGCAAACTTTCACGAAGTCACCACAGACAACAAACTGCTGCGGATATTCCAAAATGGGAATGTCCTCTACAGTATCAG GTTAACTCTGATCCTGTCCTGCCCTATGGATCTGATGAACTTCCCTATGGACATTCAGACATGCTCTATGCAGCTGGAAAGCT TTGGCTACACCATGAATGACCTGTGTTTCCAGTGGCTGAATATTGGCCCTGTGCAGGTGGCTGATGACCTGATGCTTCCTCAGTTTGTGTTGAAGGAGGAGAAAGACTTGGGCTACTGCACCAAACACTACAACACAG GTAAATTCGCCTGCATCGAGGTAAAGTtccacctggagagacagatgggTTACTACCTGATCCAGATGTACATCCCCAGCCTGCTAACCGTCATCCTCTCCTGGGTCTCCTTCTGGATCAACATGGATGCGGCCCCAGCTAGAGTGGGCCTTGGTATCACCACAGTGCTCACCATGACAACACAAAGCTCTGGGTCCAGGGCATCCTTGCCTAAG GTGTCTTATGTGAAGGCCATTGATATCTGGATGGCTGTGTGTCTTCTTTTTGTGTTTGCTGCACTGCTGGAGTATGCAGCAGTAAACTTTGTCTCACGACAGCACAAAGAGTTCTTCAGACTGAGGAAAAAGATCAAAGAACAACAGCGGCAGAGAACT CAGGGAAGTGGAACTGGTGAGAGCAGCAAAGTGAAAGGTAACAACGTGCCAGGCAACAACACCTGCCAGGGGACCTTGTCTGGCCCTCAGCAGTGCAGTGTCTGTGCCAGG GAGCAGGAACTGACAGAGCAGAGTCAGGCCTATTTTCTCCATAGTTATGGAGCAGCAGAAGATGCACCACCAGAGATGGACGCCCCAATCTTTCAGGCCTTACCTCCTGGGTTTCCACTGTATGACATCCGCAGGCGGTTTGTAGATCGGGCAAAAAGGATTGACACTATATCCAGGGCTGTGTTCCCTCTGAGTTTCCTTTGCTTCAATGTTTTCTATTGGCTCACGTACAAAGTGCTACGGAATGAAGCCATTCGAGCTACTCTGTGA